The following nucleotide sequence is from Halapricum desulfuricans.
TCATCGAGGCCGGGTTCCCCGTCAACTCCGACGCGGAGTTCGAGGCGGTCCGAGACATCGCTGCCTCGACCTCGACGACCGTCTGTGGGCTGGCCCGCGTCGTCGAGGACGACGTCGAGGCGGCGCTCGAGTCGGGCGTCGAACTGGTCCACGTGTTCGTCTCGACCAGCGACGTCCAGTTGCAGGACAGCATGCACGCCACCCGCGAGGACGCGCTGGAGCGGGCCGTCACGTCGGTCGAGCGCGTCAAAGAGGCGGGCGTCGAGGTCATGTTCTCGCCGATGGACGCGACCCGAACGGACGAGTCGTTCCTGATCGAGGTCGTCGAGGCCGTCTCCGAGGCGGGGACTGACTGGATCAACATCCCGGACACGACCGGCGTCGCGACGCCCGGCCGCTTCCAGCAGCTGGTCGCGACGGTCGTCGAGCACACGGACGCCCGCGTGGACGTCCACACCCACGACGACTTCGGGCTGGCGACGGCAAACGCCCTGTCGGGCTACGAGGCCGGAGCCGCCCAGTCGCAGGTGTCGGTCAACGGCATCGGCGAGCGGGCCGGTAACGCCGCCTACGAGGAAGTCGTGATGGCGCTTGAGAGCCTCTACGACGTCGACACCGGGATCGACACGACGAGGATCACCGAGCTGTCGCGGCTCATCGAGGAGAAGAGTTCGATCGCTATCCCCGGCAACAAGCCGGTCGTCGGCGGGAACGCCTTCGCCCACGAGAGCGGCATCCACGCCGCCGGCGTCATCGAGAACGCCGACACCTTCGAGCCGGGCGTGATGACCCCCGAGATGGTCGGGGCCGAACGCGAGCTGGTGCTGGGCAAACACACCGGCACCCACTCCGTTCGCGAGCGCCTGACTGAGGCCGGATACGACCCGACCGACGAGGAGGTCCGGCAGGTGACCCGGCGCGTCAAAGACTACGGCGCGGAGAAGCGACAGGTCACGCTAGACGTCCTCGAGCGGTTCGCCGACGAGGTCGGCGTCGATCGCACGCGACTCGAGGAGGTCACTGCGTGACCATGTCGGCGACCGCGCTCGCAGCCTCCGGTCAGCAGCGGCTGCCGTACGCGAGGGCGTTACAGGACGCGAACCGGCGACCGCCACGTTCGACACCTACAGGACGACGAGTTCCTCGCCAGCCACTCTCACGGAACCTTTATTACCCGGGACGGACAGAATCACGTACTGATGACACAGTCCGCTGGCACCCGGGGCCGCCCCGCCACCAGCGGCACGCTCGTCCTTCGCAGCGGTATTGTAGGGGCCCGTTAGGCCCCACTACACCACATTTTCGTCCCGGTCGGTATCGCTCTCGAACACCAGCCAAGCAACCAGCAATGCAGACACAACACCCAACACACAGTGATCGATCATGAGTGAACGCGCATCGATTCCCAAACGAGACCCGGAAGAAGCTCCTGAGCGGGAGAACGGCATCGAAGCGGTCGAGTCCGGTTCGGAAGCGATCATCGCCGCGCTCGAACAGGCGGGCGTCGAGCACGCCTTCGGCGTGCAGGGCGGCGCGATCATGCCCGTCTACGACGCCCTCTACGATTCCTCGATCCATCACATCACCATGGCTCACGAGCAGGGCGCGGCACACGCCGCCGACGCGTACGGGCTGGTGACCGGCGAGCCGGGGCTGGCGATGGCGACCTCCGGGCCCGGTGCGACAAACCTCATCACCGGGCTGGCCGACGCGGCGATGGACTCGGACCCGATGATCGCGCTGACCGGCCAGGTCGCGACGGACTTCGTCGGCAACGACGCCTTCCAGGAGACCGACACCACCGGCATCACGCTGCCCGTCACCAAGGCCAACTACTTCGCCGACCACTCGGACACGGTCGGCGACGACGTCAGCGAGGCGTTCGCGCTGGCCCGCGAGGGCCGGCAGGGCCCGACGCTGGTCGACCTCCCGAAGGACATCACGAAAGGCGAAACCGACCAGTGGCCAAAGCCCCCGGAGACGCCCGAGACCCACGACGAACCGAGCGAGGCCGACGAGTCGGCAGTCGAGGCCGCCGCGGCGACGCTCTCGGCGGCCGACCGACCCGTGATTCTCGCCGGCGGCGGCGTCGTGAAAAGCGAGGCCAGCGACGAGCTCCGGGCGTTCGCCCGCGAGTACGAGATTCCCGTCATCACG
It contains:
- a CDS encoding LeuA family protein, translated to MRARRSLRRIEFFQGTLDSTSEIDEARIFDTTLRDGEQSPGTSFSYEDKREIAALLDEMGTHVIEAGFPVNSDAEFEAVRDIAASTSTTVCGLARVVEDDVEAALESGVELVHVFVSTSDVQLQDSMHATREDALERAVTSVERVKEAGVEVMFSPMDATRTDESFLIEVVEAVSEAGTDWINIPDTTGVATPGRFQQLVATVVEHTDARVDVHTHDDFGLATANALSGYEAGAAQSQVSVNGIGERAGNAAYEEVVMALESLYDVDTGIDTTRITELSRLIEEKSSIAIPGNKPVVGGNAFAHESGIHAAGVIENADTFEPGVMTPEMVGAERELVLGKHTGTHSVRERLTEAGYDPTDEEVRQVTRRVKDYGAEKRQVTLDVLERFADEVGVDRTRLEEVTA